CGATTGTGATTTCATTATTAAGTATTTTTCAATTCAAATTTATAACTTTAAATTAAGATTTTTGTTACGTTTTTTTCTGAATTTCTGAATCTAGCCGCTGCCAAATTTTAAATGAACATGCTGATTGAACATACTTCAAAAAAATTAGTGATCTGTACCAAAAAAAACGATCTTCACTATTTATTAGATCTTACATGAGCCACCCTTATCTGTTTCATCAGAAACCGCATTATAAAATGATAAAAAAAATAACCTGCCTGTTTTTCTTTGCTACGTCTGCTGTATTCGCCCAAACCCCACCAAAACCTTACGGCGCATTGCCCGCACCCAGGCAGGTAGCATGGCACGAAACGGAAGTTTATGGCCTCATACACTTTACTCCTACCACTTTTGAAAACAAGGAATGGGGCTACGGAGACGCTGACCCGAAGACATTCAATCCGACAGACTTTAATGCGGAACAAATTGTACTGGCAGCGAAAGCAGGTGGGCTCAGAGGTGTCGTTTTGGTGGCAAAACACCATGACGGATTTGCGCTCTGGCCAACAAAAACAACCGAGTATAACATTTCAAAAAGCCCATTTCGTGACGGAAAAGGCGATCTTGTGAAAGAAGTTGCCGACGCGGCGAGAAAGCACGGACTCAAATTCGGAGTATATTGCTCTCCCTGGGACCGTAATAATGCCAAATACGGCACGCCCGAATACCTGGCCATTTACCGCGAACAGTTGAAAGAACTTTATACCAATTACGGGGAATTGTTTATGTCCTGGCACGATGGCGCCAACGGAGGCGACGGCTACTACGGAGGCACCAGAGAAAAACGCTCGATCGATAACACTACCTACTATCAATGGGATTCAACCTGGACGAACCTGACACGTAAATTGCAGCCGACAGCTAACATTTTCAGCGATATCGGCTGGGACGTGCGCTGGGCTGGCAATGAGGACGGAAGCGTGAACGAAACATCCTGGGCGACATTAACGCCAAAACCTTCGGAAGGCCAGAATGTGGCAGTTCCAGGCCAGGCCAATGCTACTGAAAATCCCGGCGGTACACGAAACGGGAAGTTCTGGATCCCTGCCGAATGTGACGTTCCATTGCGGAAAGGCTGGTTTTATCACCCTACCGAGAAACCTAAGACACCCGAAAAACTTTTTGACCTGTACCTGAAAAGCGTTGGTCGCGGTGCAGCGCTGGATCTTGGTCTCGCGCCCGATACACGCGGTCAGCTGCACGAGGATGATGTGGCTGCGCTTAAAGCATTTGGCGACCACATTAAGCAGACTTTCGCTACTAACCTTGCCGCAAAAGGAGGTTCAAAAGCAGTGAATGTGCGTGGTTATAATTCTGTTTACAGTGCCAAAAACATTCTCGACGGAAGACCGGAAACTTACTGGGCGACGGACGACGATTTCAAAACGCCGGAAGTAACCATTGATATGAGCCAGCCAATTACATTCGACATTATCAGCATTCAGGAATTCATTAAACTGGGCCAGCGGATCGAAGAATTTGCGATAGACGCATGGCAGGGAACTGAATGGAAGGAAATCCATAAAGGTACCAGCATTGGCGCCAAGCGGCTTGTGAAGCTGGCAGCTCCTGTCACATCCGCCAAAGTGAGACTACGGATCACAAAATCTCCCGTGAGCGTGGCAATCAGTGAATTTGGTCTTTATAAGGACTCGGAGTAGCACACTGAACGTCAATATTTTATGGCAAATGTCCCGCTGGAAAAGAAAGCTTTCCGGCGGGACATTTATCATTTCACAACTTTACACTTTCCTTTACCAACTGCCTTTGGTAAAATAAAACAATAAAATTTTGTTATTCCAATAATATGCCAAACAGTATTTTATTAATGATAGTCAATACCTATTTTTGATTATAGCGGTCATTTTCCCCGTTTTTGCTGCTCTTGGCTCAGTTTACCAAACATACCGATGATGCCATACTTTGGAACTGTTTCCGGAATGGGGATGAGGATGCCTACACGGAGCTGGCCCGCCGCTACTACCGTCCACTGACGCAATATGGGCAGCGGTTTACTCCCAATATGCAGGTGATTGAAGATGCATTGCAAGACTTGCTGGTACATCTCTGGCTGCACCGTGAATCTGTGAATGACACACCGTCGGTCAAGTTCTATTTGATCAAATCATTCAGGAACAGAATCCTGAAGACCATTAAACCGCTGGCCGAAGAGGTGGAACTGACCAACCATTTCGATGACCTGAATACTGAATTTTCACGCGAAGATTCCATGATCCAGGGCGAAAATGACCTGGCATTGAAAAAACAGGTCAGAAACGTAATGGACCAGCTTCCGTCCCGCCAGCAGGAAGTCATTTACCTTCGTTTTTTCCAAAATCTCAAACCGGAAGAAATCGCCGGTCTTCTCTCCATCAATCCCCAGTCGGTCAGTAACCTTATCCAGCGTGCATTGTCAAACCTCCGCGAACTCTGGACCGCTACTACTTCATGTTCCCTCTTCTTTTATTCTTTTTACCAAATGTTGTATTAACATTTAAATAAAATAAAAATTATTCTGCTCCAAGTGAGTATTCAGGCGACATAAAAGGATAATGTAATAAAACAGCATCCGTTCCGCTATGAATCATCGGTTTATCACATCACTTCAACAACTCTTGGAAGACCCTGGATTTATCCAATGGGCAAGAGGCGAGAAACCGGAGGATGATGTCATTTGGAAACAATGGGCGGATCAAAACGAAGAGCGGGTAAAGCTCCTCGAAAAAGCCCGCGAACTGGTGAGCGCCGTCGAGTCCGAAAATCAGGGACTTACCGACGAGCACATTGAGCACAAGATCAGCCAGGCACTTCGCATTGCTAAACAAAAAGAGCTGCACAAAAAGACCCAACAGATCTCCCCCATCCGTCCATTGTTTACGTCCGGCTGGAATGTAGCAGCATCAGTGCTCATTGTACTCGGGCTGGGTTTTGCATTGTTTCGCATTTATAAAAATAACAGGCAGAAGCTTGAACCACCTGTGGCAGCATCTCAGGAAAAACCGGAAACCATCACCGAAATCGTCAACAATGAGCGTGCGCTCAAATATGTGCAGCTGCCCGATGGCAGTTCTGTGGTACTGCACAAGAATAGCAGTGTGAAGTATCCCAAAGAGTTTGCGGCTTCCAAAAGAGAGGTTTTTCTGTCAGGCGAAGCATTTTTCGAGGTTACCAAAAATCCGGAGCAGCCGTTTTTTGTATATGCCAATGAACTCGTGGCCAAAGTACACGGTACCAGTTTCAGTGTGAAGGCCAGGGCCGAGGATGAGCAGGTGATCGTAGCGGTCAAGACTGGCAAGGTGTCGGTATTTACTAAAAAAGACGCGAAGGCAAAACAGTACACCGAGGACAAGGAACTCGCCGCACTCGTTCTGACCCCGAATCAGCAGGCCACATTTGAAAGAAGCCACGACCGCCTCTTCCGCACCATATTAAGCACCGCCATACTGCTCAATATTCCGATCGAAAACCAG
The genomic region above belongs to Dyadobacter pollutisoli and contains:
- a CDS encoding alpha-L-fucosidase yields the protein MIKKITCLFFFATSAVFAQTPPKPYGALPAPRQVAWHETEVYGLIHFTPTTFENKEWGYGDADPKTFNPTDFNAEQIVLAAKAGGLRGVVLVAKHHDGFALWPTKTTEYNISKSPFRDGKGDLVKEVADAARKHGLKFGVYCSPWDRNNAKYGTPEYLAIYREQLKELYTNYGELFMSWHDGANGGDGYYGGTREKRSIDNTTYYQWDSTWTNLTRKLQPTANIFSDIGWDVRWAGNEDGSVNETSWATLTPKPSEGQNVAVPGQANATENPGGTRNGKFWIPAECDVPLRKGWFYHPTEKPKTPEKLFDLYLKSVGRGAALDLGLAPDTRGQLHEDDVAALKAFGDHIKQTFATNLAAKGGSKAVNVRGYNSVYSAKNILDGRPETYWATDDDFKTPEVTIDMSQPITFDIISIQEFIKLGQRIEEFAIDAWQGTEWKEIHKGTSIGAKRLVKLAAPVTSAKVRLRITKSPVSVAISEFGLYKDSE
- a CDS encoding FecR family protein — protein: MNHRFITSLQQLLEDPGFIQWARGEKPEDDVIWKQWADQNEERVKLLEKARELVSAVESENQGLTDEHIEHKISQALRIAKQKELHKKTQQISPIRPLFTSGWNVAASVLIVLGLGFALFRIYKNNRQKLEPPVAASQEKPETITEIVNNERALKYVQLPDGSSVVLHKNSSVKYPKEFAASKREVFLSGEAFFEVTKNPEQPFFVYANELVAKVHGTSFSVKARAEDEQVIVAVKTGKVSVFTKKDAKAKQYTEDKELAALVLTPNQQATFERSHDRLFRTILSTAILLNIPIENQAFTYSETPAEAVFTTLSKAYGVDIEFNREIMSQCSITATLGDEPLENKLKWICTILEAEYEITPEKITIKGNPCR
- a CDS encoding RNA polymerase sigma factor; translation: MLLLAQFTKHTDDAILWNCFRNGDEDAYTELARRYYRPLTQYGQRFTPNMQVIEDALQDLLVHLWLHRESVNDTPSVKFYLIKSFRNRILKTIKPLAEEVELTNHFDDLNTEFSREDSMIQGENDLALKKQVRNVMDQLPSRQQEVIYLRFFQNLKPEEIAGLLSINPQSVSNLIQRALSNLRELWTATTSCSLFFYSFYQMLY